A stretch of Methanobrevibacter sp. YE315 DNA encodes these proteins:
- a CDS encoding right-handed parallel beta-helix repeat-containing protein, translated as MLRNKLGIIFICLLIMLLSISAINASDVDNQTLVDADDENLAHDIDIEENQNSNQYDQDISGESDLTDGWATFTQLRFAVSVSPNVVLSTNYRYDKAVDGAELGLDGVKLAIPITIDGRNHIIDGAMQSYIFRISSPNVVLKNIVFQNAKSQSGQCPDNMRDGSALYAMNSAVTIINCTFSNNMATRDGGAIFANTGSTLDISNSKFTSNQASQSGGAVYGKKITLDNVVFTSNVASQSGGAVYSSNYLKSTNSKFNENSVISGRGGAVYKESIGDGIFRNNVFERNRASDGGGIYSDNLITLSNSSFSSNSATSKGGAVYTDALHTDATVPNIQTDCNSFTSNSAERGGAIYTKEIRNIDGDGEIVYDGVLRYCYFVNNVARNQGGALYIDCNSGSFTIKQCNFRTNSINEGGLIPSGSAIYVDGDGEISIKYNVFVDNKMDAECPAIYLDSGVTGTISSNWWGANEINFTRNNYIKIGHESAVDNSPIQMRMDDRVHVMGNVGEVIINITSDGLPALFELLKPDISANSELGTLSLPVVTSEFISLDYVQMREGFGKIQVIIDNQAFVKNIVYDRHIQDESNVGRIVKVSIIIGGISFLALMYFINLWNSDNLTDINGIGYNNTGDGSLMAPFTSLQDAINNANESSIIYMAPGTYTGLGNTNLTINKNLIFYDPANEAIIDAEGNSRIFNVDSQKIVIQGITFKNGLADEGGAIKFNNELSDSFINSTFINNGNGLGSAIYFEKPTSNVSIIGEFINNSLNSIYFAQNSKDTSIKDSLFLNSNVNESIGDVYSSGGGVSLKDSWFGGNKTDNVNVNNVDVLSYLFLDSSISPKEYSAGTPLTVDISLYSNDTASGSISKYSKNFNNLTLSLSSNTGSLDKTSVKLGEKFTFTPFNKISSISVSVQNVTTTLYLINDDNDFYEGNNTIDSDSDNLADDSQFVNQIGYSLGNNLLSYDAGIVLDNNTTASNQSNVVNSLNVHSNSFWLIILLLVIICGVLIWNYKDKF; from the coding sequence ATGTTAAGAAATAAGTTAGGGATTATTTTCATATGTCTGTTAATAATGCTTCTTTCGATTTCAGCTATTAATGCGTCGGATGTTGATAATCAAACATTAGTTGATGCAGATGATGAAAATTTAGCTCATGATATTGATATTGAAGAGAATCAAAACTCCAATCAATATGACCAAGATATTTCCGGTGAAAGTGACCTTACGGATGGATGGGCAACATTCACTCAATTAAGATTCGCAGTTTCAGTTTCGCCAAATGTTGTCTTAAGTACTAATTACCGGTATGATAAAGCTGTAGACGGTGCTGAACTCGGGCTTGATGGAGTCAAGCTTGCCATACCGATTACTATAGATGGACGAAATCATATTATTGATGGGGCTATGCAATCTTATATATTTAGAATAAGTTCTCCTAATGTTGTTTTAAAAAATATAGTCTTTCAAAATGCCAAATCACAAAGCGGCCAATGTCCGGATAATATGCGTGACGGATCTGCATTGTATGCTATGAATTCTGCTGTCACTATCATTAACTGTACTTTTTCAAATAATATGGCAACCCGTGATGGCGGAGCCATTTTTGCCAATACCGGATCCACTTTAGATATTTCAAATTCTAAATTCACATCCAATCAGGCTTCACAATCCGGTGGCGCTGTTTATGGTAAAAAAATAACTTTAGATAATGTTGTATTCACATCAAATGTTGCTTCACAATCCGGTGGTGCTGTTTATTCTTCAAATTACCTGAAGTCCACCAATTCAAAATTTAATGAGAATTCTGTCATCAGCGGCAGGGGTGGTGCGGTATATAAGGAATCAATAGGCGACGGAATTTTCCGCAATAATGTATTTGAAAGAAATCGTGCAAGTGATGGTGGTGGAATTTATTCTGACAATCTTATTACACTATCCAATTCTTCATTTTCTTCTAATTCCGCAACAAGTAAGGGTGGTGCTGTTTATACTGATGCATTGCACACTGATGCCACTGTTCCTAATATTCAAACAGACTGTAACTCTTTTACTTCTAATAGTGCTGAACGGGGCGGTGCAATCTATACAAAAGAAATACGAAATATTGATGGTGACGGTGAGATAGTGTATGATGGTGTTTTAAGATACTGTTATTTTGTCAATAATGTTGCCCGCAATCAAGGTGGGGCCTTGTATATAGACTGTAATTCCGGTTCATTTACTATTAAGCAATGTAACTTCAGGACTAATTCTATTAATGAAGGAGGGCTTATTCCTTCCGGTTCAGCAATATATGTTGACGGGGATGGAGAAATCAGTATCAAATATAATGTATTTGTGGACAATAAAATGGATGCAGAATGCCCAGCCATATATCTTGATTCAGGAGTGACTGGCACGATATCCAGTAATTGGTGGGGGGCTAATGAAATTAATTTCACTAGAAATAACTATATTAAGATTGGACATGAGTCTGCTGTAGACAATTCCCCTATTCAAATGCGTATGGATGATAGAGTTCATGTAATGGGCAATGTTGGTGAGGTAATCATAAATATTACTAGTGATGGACTTCCAGCCTTATTTGAACTTTTAAAACCGGATATATCTGCTAATTCGGAATTAGGAACACTATCTCTTCCAGTAGTGACTAGTGAGTTTATTTCGCTCGATTATGTTCAGATGAGGGAAGGTTTTGGAAAAATTCAGGTGATTATTGATAATCAGGCTTTTGTTAAAAACATAGTATATGATAGGCATATTCAGGATGAATCTAATGTGGGCAGAATTGTGAAAGTCAGTATAATTATCGGTGGAATCTCATTTCTTGCACTAATGTATTTCATTAATCTTTGGAACAGTGATAATCTAACTGATATTAATGGAATAGGCTATAATAATACTGGGGACGGTTCTTTAATGGCCCCATTCACTTCTCTCCAGGACGCCATCAATAATGCTAATGAAAGCAGCATAATTTATATGGCTCCAGGAACATACACCGGTCTAGGAAACACAAATTTAACTATTAATAAGAATTTGATTTTCTATGATCCTGCTAATGAGGCAATCATCGATGCTGAAGGAAACTCTAGAATTTTCAATGTCGACTCTCAAAAAATTGTTATTCAGGGCATAACCTTTAAGAACGGTTTAGCCGATGAGGGTGGAGCCATCAAATTCAACAATGAACTTTCTGACAGTTTCATCAATTCCACTTTCATCAATAATGGCAATGGTCTTGGCAGTGCAATCTATTTCGAAAAACCAACATCAAATGTTAGCATTATTGGAGAATTTATTAATAATTCTTTAAATTCCATTTATTTTGCTCAAAATTCCAAAGACACTTCAATTAAAGATTCATTATTCCTGAATTCCAATGTGAATGAATCTATTGGGGATGTTTATTCTTCCGGCGGAGGAGTTTCTTTGAAAGACAGTTGGTTTGGAGGAAATAAGACAGATAATGTCAATGTTAATAATGTAGATGTTTTAAGCTATTTATTCTTGGATTCAAGCATTTCTCCAAAAGAGTATAGTGCCGGCACTCCACTGACTGTTGATATAAGTCTATATTCTAATGATACTGCTTCCGGCAGTATTTCCAAGTATTCTAAAAATTTCAATAATTTGACTTTATCATTATCTTCCAATACCGGATCCCTGGATAAAACAAGTGTTAAATTAGGCGAGAAGTTTACTTTTACTCCATTCAATAAAATATCCAGCATCAGTGTATCAGTTCAAAATGTTACTACTACATTATATCTCATAAATGATGATAATGATTTCTATGAGGGCAATAATACGATTGATTCAGATTCCGATAATTTAGCTGATGATTCTCAATTCGTTAATCAAATCGGTTATTCATTAGGCAACAATTTATTGTCTTATGATGCAGGCATCGTATTGGATAATAATACAACAGCATCTAATCAATCAAATGTTGTCAATTCCCTTAATGTTCATTCCAATAGCTTCTGGTTGATAATTCTCTTATTGGTTATTATATGTGGAGTTTTAATTTGGAATTATAAAGATAAATTTTAA
- a CDS encoding ferritin family protein, with protein sequence MVKYEHEIGITKGTPVENYVAGNFEGETNEVGIYLAMSRQASREGYGELAEVFKRLAWEEAEHAARFCEMNGIIKPTLKENIEWMMGGEKMANAEKREASEKAAEAGIETAADFFRESSKDEGRHYKILEGILERYF encoded by the coding sequence ATGGTTAAATACGAACATGAAATCGGAATTACAAAAGGAACCCCTGTAGAAAACTATGTTGCAGGAAACTTTGAAGGAGAAACCAACGAAGTAGGTATCTATCTTGCCATGTCCAGACAAGCTTCCAGAGAAGGCTATGGGGAATTGGCTGAAGTATTCAAAAGATTAGCATGGGAAGAAGCTGAACACGCTGCCAGATTCTGTGAAATGAACGGAATCATCAAACCTACCCTCAAAGAAAACATCGAATGGATGATGGGTGGAGAAAAAATGGCAAACGCAGAAAAAAGGGAAGCTTCCGAAAAAGCTGCTGAAGCAGGTATCGAAACCGCTGCTGATTTCTTCAGAGAAAGTTCCAAAGACGAAGGCCGTCACTACAAAATCTTAGAAGGAATCTTAGAAAGATACTTCTAA